A genomic region of Streptomyces rimosus contains the following coding sequences:
- a CDS encoding thioesterase II family protein, translating to MHARSVAHSTWFRRYTPRPDADIQAVCFPHAGGAASYYRDWARALPARIEVLVAQYPAREDRLPEDPVDDLHRLADLAAEDLLRTADRPCVLFGHSMGALVAYEVALRMQRAGRTPARLFASAQNAPGRRPPGGLGDASDDTLVRELREMGGTADAITEHPELLELLLPGMRGDYRAVDAYRPRTGTALTCPVTVLYGEADPYVDPADAAAWAGATTADTECVRFDGGHFYLRDRQAELLAAIADRVPLWDATRM from the coding sequence TTGCACGCCCGATCAGTCGCGCACTCCACCTGGTTCCGCCGCTACACCCCGAGGCCGGATGCCGATATCCAGGCCGTGTGTTTTCCGCACGCCGGGGGAGCCGCGAGCTATTACCGGGACTGGGCCCGCGCCCTTCCCGCCCGTATCGAGGTCCTGGTGGCCCAGTACCCGGCCCGTGAGGACCGCCTGCCGGAAGACCCCGTGGACGACCTCCACCGGCTCGCCGACCTGGCGGCCGAAGACCTGCTGCGGACCGCCGACCGGCCCTGCGTCCTGTTCGGGCACAGCATGGGGGCTCTGGTCGCCTACGAGGTCGCGCTGCGCATGCAGCGGGCCGGCCGGACACCGGCGCGCCTGTTCGCGTCCGCTCAGAACGCGCCCGGACGACGGCCCCCGGGCGGGCTGGGCGACGCCTCCGACGACACCCTCGTACGGGAACTGCGGGAGATGGGCGGCACCGCCGACGCGATCACCGAGCACCCCGAGCTCCTGGAGCTGCTGCTGCCCGGCATGCGCGGCGACTACCGGGCCGTGGACGCCTACCGGCCGCGTACCGGCACCGCGCTGACCTGCCCCGTCACCGTGCTGTACGGAGAAGCGGACCCGTATGTGGACCCGGCGGACGCGGCCGCCTGGGCCGGGGCCACCACCGCGGACACGGAGTGCGTACGGTTCGACGGAGGCCACTTCTACCTCCGGGACCGGCAGGCCGAGCTGCTCGCGGCGATCGCGGACCGGGTGCCCCTTTGGGACGCTACGCGTATGTGA
- a CDS encoding MbtH family protein, translating to MQNPFENPEGTYYVLVNAENQHSLWPAFAEIPDGWEIRFGEESHQACVDYVNETWTDMRPKSLADAMDGEAA from the coding sequence GTGCAGAACCCGTTCGAGAACCCCGAGGGCACCTACTACGTCCTGGTCAACGCGGAGAACCAGCACTCCCTGTGGCCCGCTTTCGCGGAGATCCCCGACGGCTGGGAGATCCGCTTCGGCGAGGAGAGCCACCAGGCGTGCGTGGACTACGTGAACGAGACGTGGACGGACATGCGCCCGAAGAGCCTCGCCGACGCCATGGACGGCGAGGCGGCCTGA